A window of Adhaeribacter arboris genomic DNA:
TATAAATATAAGGTGTGTTTTTAGCAAGCAAAGCCTTACGGGTAATTTGCAGCGGTAAACCGTACAAGCGCAATTGTATATACGACCAAAAACGATTAAGCCCATGCGCGTACGGGTACCAGCGAGGTTTCTGTACCAAAACCACAAAAAAAGGATAAAGCAGAAAAAAAGGTATAATAAACGAAATAACGCACCAGCCAGCGTAAATCTTACGTACTATTTTTACCAGCAGCTTCATGAAGGCAAAAGTACAAATATTCGGTTTAAGTTCACGTACGGACTTGCTTTTTCCGGTTTCCGATTTAAAATAACCTCAAAAGTTGGTATGAAACGGAACCAAGTTTTCACAGAAATTTGAAGATACCAAAGAGTGATTGAAAGAAGAAATTAAAAAATTATTGCGGATGTTTTAAAACTTTATCTGCTTTTAAAATACCGGCGATGCTTAAAGCATCCGTAATTTCGCCGGCCATTACCATGCGCACGGCTTCGGCGAGCGGCACCTTTTTAATATGCAACTCTTCTGTTTCTTCGTGTTCGGTTTCGCCGGCAGTTAAATCCTGGGCTAAAAAAAGAAAGCCAAATTCGCTGGTAACCGAGTTAGAAGTATGAATGCGGCCCAGATTTGTCCAGGTAGCGGCGGTAAAACCAGTTTCTTCTTTTAATTCGCGTTTGGCCGATTCCAAGGCATCAATGCCGTGCGGGCCACCGCCTTCCGGAATTTCCCAGGAGTACTCGTTTAAAGGATAACGATATTGGCCTACCAGGTAGGTATTGCCATCGGCATCAATGGGCACTACGCCAATAGCCATATTTTTGAAATCGACTACCCCGTAAATGCCGCGGCCACCTTTCGGGTTAATTACCTGATCTTCGCGGAGGCTGAGCCAAGGATTTTCATAAATAGGCTGGGAAGAAAGAGTAGTCCAGGGGTTTTCGTGTTCGTTCATGGTTAAGTTGCAGGTTGTCGGTTGCAGGTTACAAGTTACGAAAGTGCCGTTAATCTGTTTAAAATGTAATATTAACAAATAATTGCTACGCATTTCAGGCTAAATAATGCCACACCCCGGAAAGTATTGCCCCTAAGTAACCAATAGTAAGGGTATGTTATCCGTCTGAAAATAAATGAGTTAATAAGCAATCCGTTAGGGGAGACACATCGTAGGTTTTTTGTTCTTTAAAACCTTCAACTAAAACTTTCGAAAATGAAAAAAAGCTTTTACCAGATTAAATTGGCTGCTCTGGCTATGCTGCTATTGTCATTCGCCAGCTGCCAGAATGATTTTGACTCCGCCTCCGAAAAAGAAGTAAATTCTTCCAGCGACTTACTGATGAGCCGACCCAAGCTAGATATTACTTTTTATGCCTTACAGCGTGGGTCAATCCTCCACAAGCTTAATACCGATGATCCAGGGAAAATAATAAAAGCCATCACCATTACCGGATTACAGGCCGATGAAAAAATATTAGCCATTGATTTCCGGCCGGCTACCGGGCAGTTGTATGGGGTGGGCAGTACCAGCCGATTATAC
This region includes:
- a CDS encoding NUDIX domain-containing protein; this encodes MNEHENPWTTLSSQPIYENPWLSLREDQVINPKGGRGIYGVVDFKNMAIGVVPIDADGNTYLVGQYRYPLNEYSWEIPEGGGPHGIDALESAKRELKEETGFTAATWTNLGRIHTSNSVTSEFGFLFLAQDLTAGETEHEETEELHIKKVPLAEAVRMVMAGEITDALSIAGILKADKVLKHPQ